The genomic interval AGCTACTACCGTTGTGCAGCCAGGGAGACCATTCGAGAGGGGCCGCCGACGTGACCACCACCGCAGACAGTGCCATCATCACTGCCCAGGACCGCTCCCAGAGCCGACTCGAGCCGGTGCATGCCATGAATGACTCAGTCACGAACACGGAGGGCCCGGAGCCCGGGCGCCCAGCGCGCTCGCTCCCCGGACGACCTCCCGGAATCCGGGCGGACAGCTCGGGGCTCACGGACCGGCAGCGGCGGGTGATCGAGGTCATCCGGGACTCCGTGCAGCGGCGCGGCTATCCGCCGTCGATGCGGGAGATCGGTCAGGCGGTGGGCCTCTCCAGCACCTCCTCCGTCGCCCATCAGCTGATGGCGCTGGAGCGCAAGGGCTTCCTGCGCCGCGACCCGCACCGCCCCCGGGCGTACGAGGTGCGCGGCTCGGACCAGCCGAGCACGCAGCCGACGGACACCACGGGCAAGCCCGCCGCCTCGTACGTGCCGCTGGTGGGCCGGATCGCCGCCGGTGGGCCGATCCTCGCCGAGGAGTCCGTCGAGGACGTCTTCCCGCTCCCCCGCCAGCTGGTGGGCGACGGCGAACTCTTCGTGCTCAAGGTCGTCGGTGACTCGATGATCGAGGCCGCGATCTGTGACGGCGACTGGGTCACCGTGCGCCGCCAGCCCGTCGCGGAGAACGGCGACATCGTGGCCGCCATGCTGGACGGCGAGGCCACGGTGAAGCGCTTCAAGCGCGAGGACGGCCACGTCTGGCTGCTCCCGCACAACGCCGCGTACCAGCCGATCCCCGGCGACGAGGCGACGATCCTCGGCAAGGTCGTCGCGGTGCTGCGCAGGGTCTGAGACCCGCACCTCACGCTCTCTGGGAGAAGGGGCCCCGGCCCGGCTGCGCGCCGGCCTCGGGGCCCCTTTTCGTGTACGCGTCCGTACGCCTCCGAGCCCTACCGCCCGTCCGCCTTGGCCGCCGCGTCGATCGCGGCCAGCGAGCGGCGGGCCTGGTTGCGGTCGGTGGTGTACCAGAAGTCGGGGAGCGAGGCCCGCAGATAGCTGCCGTAGCGCGCGTTGGCCAGGCGCGGGTCGAGCACCGCTACGACCCCCTTGTCCCCCGTGGCCCGTACGAGACGCCCGGCGCCCTGAGCCATCAGCAGCGCGGCATGCGTGGCCGCCACCGCCATGAAGCCGTTGCCCCCGGCCTCCTCGACCGCCTTCTGGCGCGCGCTCATCAGCGGGTCATCGGGCCGTGGGAACGGGATCCGGTCCATGACCACCAGCTGGCAGCTCGCCCCCGGGACGTCCACGCCCTGCCACAGCGACAGCGTGCCGAAGAGGCAGGTCTCCGGGTCGGCGGCGAAATTCTTGATCAGCTCGCCCAGCGTCTCCTCGCCCTGGAGCAGGATCGGCTTGTCCAGCCGTTCGCGCAGCTCCTCGGCCGCCGCCTTGGCCGCCCGCATGGAGGAGAACAGCCCCAGCGTGCGCCCGCCGGCCGCCTCGATGAGCTCGGACAGCTCGTCCAGCATGTCCGTGCGGGAGCCCTCGCGGCCGGGGGTCGCCAGATGCCGCGCGACGTACAGGATGCCCTGCTTCGGGTAGTCGAACGGGGAGCCGACGTCCAGGCCCTTCCACTGCGGGACGTCCTCGCCCGCCGTGCCCTCCGGGGCGAGGCCCAGGGAGGCGCCCACGCCGTTGAAGTCGCCGCCCAGCTTGAGCGTGGCGGAGGTGAGCACGACGGAGCGCTCGGCGAACAGCTTCTCGCGCAGCAGCCCGGAGACGGAGAGCGGGGCGACGCGCACCGAGGCGCCGAACCGGTCGTGGCGCTCGTACCAGACGACGTCGTACTCGGAGCCCTCCGTGATGCGCTCGGCGACGGCGTGGACGGACTCCACGGAGGCCAGCGCCTGCTTGCGGACCGCGTCCTCGTCCTGGACGGACTTGTCCCGCGTGGCGCCGATCGCCGAGATCACCGTGCGCGCGGCGTCCCGCAGGGCCATCAGCGCGTACCCCAGGTCCTCCGGCACCTCCTCCAGGCGGCCGGGGAGCGCCAGCTCCATGACCCGCTCGAAGCCCTCGGATGCGGTCTGCAGCGCGTCGGCCGCCTTCTCGTTGACCAGCTTCGCGGCGCGCCGCACCGCGCGGTTGACCTGGCCGGGGGTGAGCTCGCCGGTGGCCACACCGGTGACCCGGGAGACCAGCTCGTGGGCCTCGTCCACGATCAGCACCTCGTGCTGCGGGAGCACCGGGGCGCCCTCGATGGCGTCGATCGCGAGGAGCGCGTGGTTGGTGACCACCACATCGGCGAGCTTGGCGCGCTCCCTGGCCTGCTCGGCGAAGCACTCCGCCCCGTACGCGCATTTGCTCGCGCCCAGGCACTCCCGCGAGGAGACCGAGATCTGCGCCCAGGCCCGGTCCGAGACCCCGGGCGTGAGGTCGTCCCGGTCGCCGGTCTCCGTCTCGTCGGCCCAGTCGCGCATGCGCAGCAGGTCCTGGCCGAGCTTGCTGGACGGGGCCGCCGCCTCGAACTGGTCGAAGAGGCCCTCCTCCTCGTCCTGCGGCACGCCCTCGTGGAGCCGGTGCAGGCAGAGGTAGTTCGACCGGCCCTTGAGCATGGCGAACTGAGGGCGGCGGCGCAGCAGCGGATGCAGCGCGTCGACCGTACGCGGCAGATCGCGCTCCACGAGCTGGCGCTGGAGGGCCAGCGTCGCCGTGGCCACGACGACGCGCTCGCCGTGCGCCAGGGCCGGCACCAGGTAGCCGAGCGACTTGCCCGTCCCCGTGCCGGCCTGGACGAGCAGGTGGGATTGGTCGTCTACGGCCTCGGCGACGGCGGCGGCCATGGCGGCCTGGCCGGGCCTCTCCGTACCGCCGACGGCGGTGACGGCGGCGTGCAGGAGCTCGGGGAGGGATGGCTTCGTCATAGCCCGGCCAGCCTACGGGGCGCCGCTGACATCGACGGGCACTCCCGGCCTCACTCGGAGGGGTGGAGCGGGTTGGCCACACTGCCGTGGACCGCCGCGTGCGGGCGTACGGGCCGGTCGCGGTAGCCGTCCAGATGCAGGCGGTTCCGGTTCAGACAGAGGCGGTCGATGCGCGGGGTCAGCATGTCGAACATCTCGAACCGCTCCTTCAGCTCGGGGAAGCGGGCGTGGTAGCGCAGGATCTCCGCCCGGACGAGTGACCAGAATTCGCCCTCGGGGACGCCGAGCTGTTCCTCGCAGAGCGGGGAGAGAAACCTGAAGACCCCGGTGAAGAGTCCGGAGTGGATGAACTGGGTGAGGAAGGCCGGTTCCTCGGTCAGTAGGACGCGGCGCACATCCGCCGGCATGGTGTCGTGCTCGGGCAGCGGCTGCGCGCTCACGTTGACGTCGTCCACGAAGTCCTTGATCGCGAGGCGGACGGGCACGTCCTCCCCGTCGAAGACCACGATCGCGTTCTCGCCGTGCGGGGAGAAGACGGTGCCGTAGCGGTAGAGGAAGTGCAGCAGCGGCGGCAGCAGGGCGGCGAAGAGCCGGGTCAGCCAGACGCTGGGCGCGAGTCCGGAGCGTTCGACCAGCTCGGCGGTGAAGGCGCGCCCCGCCGGGTCGGTGTGGAGCAGGGAGGCGAGGGTACGGGCCCGCTCCCCCGGGGCCAGGCGCGGCGGCAGCGGCTCGCGCCAGATCGCCCCGAGGATCTCCTTGAACTGGTACGGCGCCTCGGGGAGGTGGTCGTAGAGCGGGTGCTCGACGGTGACCGAGGCGACCTCGCCGAGGAGGATCACGCCGCAGGTGTCGCGCAGGAACGGGTCGTTGTCGCGCAGGCCCAGCACCCAGCCGGTGACGGCGGGCGCGGCGATGGTGCGCTCGGTGGGCAGCCCGCGCCAGACCAGGGTGTTGAGGACCGACAGCGGCAGCTTGACCGTGTGCCGGTCGGGCCGGGCGAGGTTGGCGAAGGTGCGGATGGACTGCTGCGGCAGCCGGACGTCCGGGTCCGCGGGCAGCGGCACGATGTCTCGGGCGGCGATGGCCGGTGCGAACAGGGGCACGATCCATTCGTCCCACTGCCAGGGATGGACCGGCAGGTAGTGATAGCCGTCCGGGTCCAGGCCGCGTGCGCGCAGGCTGTCGGCGAAGGACGCGCGGACCGCTGGGTCGAGTTCCTGGGTGTAGAGCTTGTCCGGGGTGGAAAGCGCGGGGACGCCCCGGTACTCGGCGATCCGGTGGGAGACGGCGAGCCACGGCAGCCGGACGGGCTCGCGGGCCTCGGGGGTGTAGCGGGCGGCGTCCGTGGCGGAGAAGCCGAGCCTTCCCTTGTTGGCGACGATCCAGGGGTGGCCGGTCTGGTGGCCCTCCAGCTCCGCGTAGCCGAGACCGGCCAGCTCGGCGGCGGTGAGCGCGGTGTGGTCGAGACGGGCGTCCGCGGCGAGCGTGGTCGTCAGCTCGCGGAGGAGGTGGCCGAGCGTGGCGCCGTCCAGGCCGAGGAGGCGGCGGGCCCGGGTCACGAACAGCAGCGGATCGCGGAACGGGACGCTGCCCGCCGCGGGGTCGGGGCCCTCCGCGCGGATCGATCCGGGGTCGACGCGCCAACTCCCGTACACGCCGCGCCGGGCGGTGAAGGAGAGGCTGCCGCCGTCGTCCAGCGGGAGGGTGTACGTGCTGCCGCCGGCGGTTCGCGGAGCCGGCTCGATGACTTCCTCGTAGGCGAATTCACCGAGCATCTTCGCGAGCATCCGGGAGGCGGCCCGGTCCCAGGCGTCCCCGTTGAGCTCCGGGGTGGTGAGCAGTGCGGGCGGCTCCGTTGCGTCGTGGTGCGCGGGGTATGTGGGCACGGGGACTCCTCGGGTGGGAACCGATGGGGTTCGAGCGGTGCGGACGGGTCGGGGATGCGTTCATGGCCGGGTGCGGTGGGCTCGGTCACGGACCATCAGCGCGGCCCGCTTCTCCGGGAGTTCGATCTCGGCGGAGAGGCGGAATCCGGCGCTGCGGAACGCGGAGACGGACGGGGCGTTACGGACGTCGGGCTCGGCCACGACCCGTGTGCAGAGGGGGACGTGGTCGAGCACCAGGCCGGCCACGGCGCGCAGCAGCACCGTGCCGGTCCCGCGGCCCCGGTGGCGCTCCTCGCCGATGAGGAGGTGGACGCCCATGTCGTGCGGCCGGGCCGGGTAGTGGCGGGCGAGCGGGTCGAGGTCGGCGCGGTACAGCTCCCAGTAGCTCATGGGCATGCCGGACAGCACCCCGAGGTACGGGGTGCTGTGGCTGTCGTCGGCGAGCTGGGGGGCGAGGTGCCGGGCGGTGACGCTCTCGTCGCCGGCCAGCTCCCAGAAGGCGGCGACGACGGGGTCGTTCATCCAGCGGGTGAGGGTCGGAAGATCGCGCTCCGGGCGGACGGGGACGAGCCGGAACTCCCCGGCCGGTGTGGGGACGGGGGCCCAGTCCGCCCGGAGGCCGGGACCGGCGGGCGCGTCGGGGGGAGACACGGGTGGCGCTCCTCTCTCAGCTCTCGGCGGTGCTCGCGGCGGCGCTTCGGGGCGCTTTCGGTGACGCTTTCCGCGATCGGCTCTTCGCCCCCGGCTCTCAGCCGTGCAGGGGGTTGGTGATGGTGACGTAGACGGACTGGGTGTCGACGGGGCCGACGAGTTCGTCCAGGCCGTGCAGGCGGGTCAGCATGTTCGCCTTGCAGCGCAGGCGCGGGTTTTCGAGCAGGTGGACGGGGAACGGCGAGCCCAGTTCGCCCGCCGACTTCAGGAATCGCCGGAAGGCGTCGATGAGCATCTGCTCGTCGGCGAGCCCCTGGGAGCCGAACGCCCCGATCAGTCCGAATACGTTGTTGATGCCGAGGTAGTAGGCGAAGCGTTCGTCGGTGACGGCGTCGGAGACGAAGGTGTCGCTGACCGATCCGATGCCGGGCAGCCTCTGGTCGAGCGCGGTGCGGTGCGATTCCCGGAAGTAGTAGCCCTGATTGTCACGGTAACGGCCGCCGGTGGGCCAGCCGTCCGCGTCCAGCAGTACGAGGGTGTTCTGCTGGTGGGCTTCGAGCGCGACCCCGGCGTGGGCGTCGAGCCAGAGCACCGGGTGGACGACGCGCTCCAGGTAGCGCAGGAACCACTCGGCGGCCACCGCGGTCGTCGTCCGCCCGGTGGCCGCGGCGAGGCGGTGGACCACGTCGGCGAGGCGCGAGTGCACGCCGGTCCGGCCGGGCCAGGGGCGCGGCGCGGTGAGCCCGGCGATGCAGACGGCGTCGTCGTACCGGCTGAAGGGGTTGTGCCGGAGCATGACGTCGAGGCCGTGCACGGGCGCGCCGTCCGGGGTGTCCACGGCGAGCCAGGCGGGATCGCGCACGATGTCGAAGCCGGGGTGCGCCGCGTGCCACTCGCGGGCGAGGCCGGTACGGAGCAGCCGGTGGACCTCGACGCCCCGGTGGAGCTCCTTGCGGAGGTTCTCCCGGCGGGAGTTGGTGATCCGGACGCCGAGGGAGAGCTTGAGCATCAGGTCGGTCCCCGGCCGGTGGACGGTGCGCACCGACGAGGTGGGGTGCCAGGGGGCGCCGTACGGGCCGAGATCGTGCAGGAGGCCGGCGTCGAGCAGGGCGGCGACCTCGGGCCTGCTCCGCAGCTCGCGGGCCTGCCAGGGGTGGAGCGGAAGGGGCGCGGTGTGTTCGGGGAGGGCCAGGCCCGGGGCGTGCCGGGCGACCAGGTCGGCAGCGGGGACGGGGCGGCCCTGGTCGGTCCAGGCGGAGTCGGTGGCGAGCACGGAGCGGTCGGCGGCCATCCAGTGGAGCGGGAAGGAGCCGTGGAGCTCGGGTGAGTAGCGGCGCGCTTCGGCGTCGGTGAGCCCTTCCCTGCTCTTGGGCGAAGGATGCAGGGGGTGGCCGAGGAGAAGCGACTGTTCCGCGGTGAGGAAGAGGTCCGCCTCGTCGGGTGCGGCGGGCCGGCGGCGCCGCTCCTCGATGAACGCGGCGGTGCGCCGTACCGAGTCGGCGACCCGGCCGGCCATGTCGGCGCCGTCGTGGTGTCCGGCCTCCCGGCCGAGCAGGGCGGCCACGGTGACCGCGTCGGCGGTGGGCGCGTCGGCCGGTGCCTGCTCCAGGGCGGGGGCCCGAAGCGGTGCCAGCCGGTGGCGGACCAGTGGCGGACGGGGACGAGCAGGGCGGTGCCGCTCGCCGGGAGCGGGACGCGCAGGGTCTCCCCGGCCGGCCGGGGAGGTCGTTCTCGCGGACCCAGCAGCGCAGCAGGTTCTCGATGCCGGCCGCGTCGGCGGCGCGGAGCGGGTCCGGATGGTCGAGGGGGTCGGCGGCCGGGTCGTCGGGGTCGGTCGCCGGGTCTTCCCGGTGTAGGGCGGTCTGCGGCGGGGAAGCGGGCCGCGACGCGTGCCACAGCTCGTGCGGGGTGTCCTTCTGACGCGGCACGGTCGTCGCCTCGACGGCGAGCCCGCCGGGGGCGTCCGACTCGGGAAGGTGGGTGGGGGGAGGGCCGTCGGCCTCGGGCGCGGGGGTGGGGTTCACGGCGGTCTTCCTGTGCTGGTGTCCGTGGTCAGCGGAGCGATCCGGTCGGCAGGCGGCGGTGCGGTGAGCGCTCCGCCGCTGCCAGGGCGTCGGCGAGGCGGTCGACCACCGCTGTCGCCTGTTCGTCGGTGAGCGTGAGGGGCGGCAGCAGGCGTACGACGGTGGAGTACCGGCCGCCGAGTTCGACGATGAGCCCGCGGCTCAGGCACTCCTGCTGGACGGCGGCGGCGAGGACCGGGTCCGGCGGCGGTTCGGTGCCGGTGCCCTGCGGGCGGGCTTCGGGGTCCACGATCTCGACGCCGATCATCAGGCCCCTCCCCCGGACGTCGCCGACGCACGGATGGTCGGCGGCGAGCGACCTGAGGCTCGCCAGCATGCGGCCGCCGAGCACCCCGGCGCGTTCGGCGAGGCCGTTCTCTCGGACGTACGCGAGGGTTGCCGTGCCGGCCGCCATGGCGAGCTGGTTGCCGCGGAAGGTGCCGGCGTGGGCGCCGGGCTGCCAGGTGTCGAGCTCCGAGCGGTAGACGATCACGGCGAGCGGGAGGGAGCCGCCGATGGCCTTGGACAGCACCATGACGTCGGGCACGATGCCGCTGTGCTCGACGGCCCAGAAGGCGCCGGTCCGGCCGACGCCGGTCTGGACCTCGTCCGCGATCAGCGGGATGGACCTGGTCTCGGTGATCTCGCGCATGCGGCGCATCCAGCCGTCGGGCGCGGGGTTGACCCCGCCCTCGCCCTGGACCGGTTCGAGGATCATCCCGGCGGGGGCGGGCGTGCCGCTCTTGGGGTCGTCCAGCAGGTTCTCGGTCCAGTGGGCGGCGGTCCGCGCACCGGCCTCGCCGCCGATGCCGAAGGGGCAGCGGTAGTCCTGCGGGAAGGGCAGCCTGGTCACCCGTACGTCCTCGGCGCCGCCGGAAGCCGCGAGGGCGCCCTCCGTCATGCCGTGGTAGGCGCCGGTGAAGGCCAGCAGGCCGCTGCGGCCGGTGGCG from Streptomyces drozdowiczii carries:
- a CDS encoding ATP-dependent DNA helicase is translated as MTKPSLPELLHAAVTAVGGTERPGQAAMAAAVAEAVDDQSHLLVQAGTGTGKSLGYLVPALAHGERVVVATATLALQRQLVERDLPRTVDALHPLLRRRPQFAMLKGRSNYLCLHRLHEGVPQDEEEGLFDQFEAAAPSSKLGQDLLRMRDWADETETGDRDDLTPGVSDRAWAQISVSSRECLGASKCAYGAECFAEQARERAKLADVVVTNHALLAIDAIEGAPVLPQHEVLIVDEAHELVSRVTGVATGELTPGQVNRAVRRAAKLVNEKAADALQTASEGFERVMELALPGRLEEVPEDLGYALMALRDAARTVISAIGATRDKSVQDEDAVRKQALASVESVHAVAERITEGSEYDVVWYERHDRFGASVRVAPLSVSGLLREKLFAERSVVLTSATLKLGGDFNGVGASLGLAPEGTAGEDVPQWKGLDVGSPFDYPKQGILYVARHLATPGREGSRTDMLDELSELIEAAGGRTLGLFSSMRAAKAAAEELRERLDKPILLQGEETLGELIKNFAADPETCLFGTLSLWQGVDVPGASCQLVVMDRIPFPRPDDPLMSARQKAVEEAGGNGFMAVAATHAALLMAQGAGRLVRATGDKGVVAVLDPRLANARYGSYLRASLPDFWYTTDRNQARRSLAAIDAAAKADGR
- a CDS encoding IucA/IucC family protein, with amino-acid sequence MPTYPAHHDATEPPALLTTPELNGDAWDRAASRMLAKMLGEFAYEEVIEPAPRTAGGSTYTLPLDDGGSLSFTARRGVYGSWRVDPGSIRAEGPDPAAGSVPFRDPLLFVTRARRLLGLDGATLGHLLRELTTTLAADARLDHTALTAAELAGLGYAELEGHQTGHPWIVANKGRLGFSATDAARYTPEAREPVRLPWLAVSHRIAEYRGVPALSTPDKLYTQELDPAVRASFADSLRARGLDPDGYHYLPVHPWQWDEWIVPLFAPAIAARDIVPLPADPDVRLPQQSIRTFANLARPDRHTVKLPLSVLNTLVWRGLPTERTIAAPAVTGWVLGLRDNDPFLRDTCGVILLGEVASVTVEHPLYDHLPEAPYQFKEILGAIWREPLPPRLAPGERARTLASLLHTDPAGRAFTAELVERSGLAPSVWLTRLFAALLPPLLHFLYRYGTVFSPHGENAIVVFDGEDVPVRLAIKDFVDDVNVSAQPLPEHDTMPADVRRVLLTEEPAFLTQFIHSGLFTGVFRFLSPLCEEQLGVPEGEFWSLVRAEILRYHARFPELKERFEMFDMLTPRIDRLCLNRNRLHLDGYRDRPVRPHAAVHGSVANPLHPSE
- a CDS encoding diaminobutyrate--2-oxoglutarate transaminase family protein, whose product is MAVTEPAPAPPLAAHEGILRRQSLRESAARTYARSLPIVPVRARGLTIEGADGRRYLDCLSGAGTLALGHNHPVVLEAIKKVLDSGAPLHVLDLATPVKDAFVTELFGTLPREFADNARVQFCGPAGTDAVEAAFKLVRAATGRSGLLAFTGAYHGMTEGALAASGGAEDVRVTRLPFPQDYRCPFGIGGEAGARTAAHWTENLLDDPKSGTPAPAGMILEPVQGEGGVNPAPDGWMRRMREITETRSIPLIADEVQTGVGRTGAFWAVEHSGIVPDVMVLSKAIGGSLPLAVIVYRSELDTWQPGAHAGTFRGNQLAMAAGTATLAYVRENGLAERAGVLGGRMLASLRSLAADHPCVGDVRGRGLMIGVEIVDPEARPQGTGTEPPPDPVLAAAVQQECLSRGLIVELGGRYSTVVRLLPPLTLTDEQATAVVDRLADALAAAERSPHRRLPTGSLR
- the lexA gene encoding transcriptional repressor LexA, which codes for MTTTADSAIITAQDRSQSRLEPVHAMNDSVTNTEGPEPGRPARSLPGRPPGIRADSSGLTDRQRRVIEVIRDSVQRRGYPPSMREIGQAVGLSSTSSVAHQLMALERKGFLRRDPHRPRAYEVRGSDQPSTQPTDTTGKPAASYVPLVGRIAAGGPILAEESVEDVFPLPRQLVGDGELFVLKVVGDSMIEAAICDGDWVTVRRQPVAENGDIVAAMLDGEATVKRFKREDGHVWLLPHNAAYQPIPGDEATILGKVVAVLRRV
- a CDS encoding GNAT family N-acetyltransferase, producing the protein MSPPDAPAGPGLRADWAPVPTPAGEFRLVPVRPERDLPTLTRWMNDPVVAAFWELAGDESVTARHLAPQLADDSHSTPYLGVLSGMPMSYWELYRADLDPLARHYPARPHDMGVHLLIGEERHRGRGTGTVLLRAVAGLVLDHVPLCTRVVAEPDVRNAPSVSAFRSAGFRLSAEIELPEKRAALMVRDRAHRTRP